Within Terriglobales bacterium, the genomic segment CGTCTGGTAGCGCCGGGCCAGCGCCGAAAGCGCTCCGATCAAGTCGCGATCCACCAGCGAGCGCTCCGCCCGCGCCGACTTGGCCAGCGCGAACGACAGTCCCACGATCAGCGGCTCGCGCTGGTGCAGCAACGCGTCGCGGATTTCCACTTCGGCGAACACCTCGGCCGGGTCTAACTGATTCAGTGCCCGTGGTTTCTCCCGCTCTCGCGCCTGCCGCAGATAAGGACAGTCGCTCGGACAGTCCAGCGTCACCTCGCGTTCGGTGCCGCAGCACACGGCGCAAATCCGCCCATGCACCGCCGGGCAGAAGCGCTTTTCCTTCCGGGTTTCGCAGATTTGGCAGGCCACAGGGTTCGCCCCGAGCCGCCATTCTAACCTCTGGCTTGCCGTTCCCCTTGACGCCCCGCACGCCAAGCACTATGCTGCGCCGAATTCCGGGGTGGGCCAAGCCATGAACCTGCCCAATCCGCAGACCAACCCGTCCGCTGCTTCACATTGCCCACATTGTGGTCAGCCGCTGATTCCGGCAACCTCGGCTCCATCTGCCAGGACCGTCCGCAAGCTGCTGCCCTATGGCCTATTGCTTCTGTTCCTCGGGGTGATTGCCGCCGTCGCTATCCCCAACCTCATGCGGTCGCGCATGGCGTCCGGCGAGGGTACCTCTGTCGGCGGCGTACGTACCATCAATACCGCTCAGGTGACCTACGCCTCCACCTATCCCAAACGCGGCTTCTCCCCTACGCTGAAGGCGCTGGGACCGCCTCCGCAAGGCGCCGCCCCAAGTCCCGACGCGGCCTACCTCATTGACAGTGTGTTGGCTTCGGGAATGAAGTCCGGCTACCGCTTCTACTACCAGCCCACCACCTACGACGCCTCCGGGGCTGCCACCGGCTATATGGTGCTGGCGATTCCCATGGACCCGGGGGTCAACCGCCGCTTTCTCTACTCCGACCAGAGCGGCGTCATCCACTCCGAGATGGATACCTTCGCCGGCCCCAACAGCCCGGCTATCCAGTAACACCAGAGCGGAAGTCGATGCGCCCTTAACCGGGTGGTTCATTCCCATTTTGGGAATCCACCTTCGCCACCCCCACCCCTCCCTAACCCGCATTGCACTTGGTTTTGTGCAACCCCACCCCTCTCAAACCCGCATAAAAAGCGGGCCAGAGGCTTCCCATCCCCACGAAACTGTTGTATTATGCGGCTCGGAACAGGGGAAGCACTTCTACAATCACACCCCCGAGAGGAGAAATATTCATGGGCATGACCAAGACACAACTCGTCCGTCACATGGCCGAGAAGATTGAAACCAGCAACAAGACCGCGGCCGCGTTCCTGGACGCGCTCTGCGACACCGCCATCAAGGAGACCAAGAAGAGCGGCGTGTTCGTGCTGCCCGGTCTGGGCCGCCTGAAGAAGGTGCAGCGCAAGGCGCGCATGGGCCGCAACCCGCAGACCGGCGAGGCCATCAAAATCCCCGCCAAGACCACCGCCAAGTTCTATCTCGCGAAGGCCGTGAAAGACGCCATCGCTCCCAAGAAGTAACGTTTCACCCCCGAAGTTCCGCAGGCCGGCTCCCGCGAGCCGGCCTTTTCGTTTTCTTGATTGTCAATACTTGGGCGCGCCCCGGCGGGCCAGGGATCCCATCCTCAACACGCCTAAATTGTCATCCCGAGCGAGACGCTGTTGCGTGTGTGCATTCGTGGAATCGGTGGCCGCCTTTATACTGAGAACGAGATGCTCGGCACGCGCCTCATCATCCTCTTAATCGCCTTCGCCCTCCCCGCCCTTGCCCAGGACGCCGACCTCGCCCGCGGGGAAGAGATCGCGCGCACCAAGTGCGACACCTGTCACACCCTGCGCAACGCCGGCAAGCCGGTGGTCGGTTTTCTGGCAGGTGGGAAAGTCTTCGGGTCGGTGGCCTCCCACAATCTCACCCCCGATCCCTCCGGCATTCCCTACTTTGACGAGAAACTTTTCTTCGAGGCGCTGCGCGAGAGCAAGGTAGGCGCGCGCAAGCTCAAACCCGTCATGCTTCCCGTCGTCAAGAGGCTCTCTGACGACGACTTGCGCGCCCTCTTCGCCTATCTCAAGACCATCCCGCCGGTGCGGCATCGCGTGGACAACACCGAGCCGCCCACCTTCTGCAAGCTCTGTAAGCAGCGCCACGGCGCCGGCGACAGGAACTGAGGATTTCATCTCACCGCCGAGACCGCAAAGGGCGCCGAGGGATCGAACTAACCTATGGGATTAGCCTTGGTGCTCCCTTTGTGTCCTTGATGGTTGAGCTTTCCCGGATGCGGACAGCGGAGAGCGGAAAGCGGACGGCGGAAAGGCAAGAGCCAAGAGCCAAGAGCCAAGAGCTAACAGCTCGCAGCCTCACTTCAACACAATCTCGAACTCCACCTTCACCTCATTCTTCACTTTGATCGTCCCGCCAGCCACGCTCACCGGCTCCATCCCGAAATCCTTCTGCTTCACGCTCGCCGTACCCGTGTAGCGCCCCTGGCCGCCTTTCACCCGCACCTCCACCGGCTTCGATTGCCCATGTAGCGTCAGTTCGCCCCGCACCAGCCATTCATCGCCGCTTTTCTGCGCCTCGGTCGAATGAAAACGGATCTCCGGATAGCGCCCGCTGTCGAGCACCTTGGGCCCGTGCATGGTCTCCTGGACTTCCTGGCGCTCTTTCGCATCCACATCCGGATCGAGCACCAGCAACTGCCGCGCGTCCACCCGAATCTCCACCTTTCCGGTGGCTTCGTCCACAGTTCCGCTAGCGATCGGCGCCCGTATCTCGTGGTTGTGTCCGGCAAAACCGAACAGCCCGCCGCGGAATACCCGCACCGTCATCCGTGAGCGCTCGGCATCCACCGCGCGCGGCTGCTGCCCCACGGCCGTTCCGGCCGCGGCCAGCAGGATGCACACCAGGGTGGCCACTCGCTTCATGCCTCGTTAGATGCGGAGCTCGGTTCGGAGAGACACGCCTATCTGGAAACTTGACCTAGCTGGCTTTCCCCTTCGGAGTGGCACGACTTCAGAGTTGCTGTAGGAGGTGCCTGGCCACCGGGCGTGAGCCTTTCCTGGGGATCTAGGATTGCTTGCTGTCCTGGGCAGGCTTCCAACAAACCCCGCGCCCGACTGAGCCGGAGTCCGCGGTGGCGGACGAGGCGGAGGGAGGCGCATCTGCGATCAGTTCGGCGCGCCCCAGGAGCAACCGACAATAGCCCACCGATTCAAATAACCCTAACCTGACTTTGCCGCCTCCCTGGCGTACATCTCGCTGGCAATCGACATCACCAGGAGGAGCACGCTGAGCTGCAGTACATTCCGCGGCTCGATGGTCGTAGCCCTCGCGATGGATTCGCCAAACGCGCCGATGGTCAGCAGGCGGTAGAGCACGGCCACCACGCCCATGACCATCCCTCCCTGATACGTCAGCTTTGCAATTGTCTGGATGCGAGCCATTGTGACCTCCTCGCTCGGATCAAAAGAGCCGGTTCAACAAACTCGGAGAGTGGGGCTCTCGGTGACGGTGGGCGAAGTCTAGCACGCTTGCAATCCCCCGTGATGGGCGTTTCGCTCGAGGGAAGAGCGGGTTCGTATCAGGACGCGGCTTCAGCCCTGCCGTTTCCGGTGCGGAC encodes:
- a CDS encoding HU family DNA-binding protein, with product MTKTQLVRHMAEKIETSNKTAAAFLDALCDTAIKETKKSGVFVLPGLGRLKKVQRKARMGRNPQTGEAIKIPAKTTAKFYLAKAVKDAIAPKK
- a CDS encoding c-type cytochrome translates to MLGTRLIILLIAFALPALAQDADLARGEEIARTKCDTCHTLRNAGKPVVGFLAGGKVFGSVASHNLTPDPSGIPYFDEKLFFEALRESKVGARKLKPVMLPVVKRLSDDDLRALFAYLKTIPPVRHRVDNTEPPTFCKLCKQRHGAGDRN
- a CDS encoding YceI family protein; translation: MKRVATLVCILLAAAGTAVGQQPRAVDAERSRMTVRVFRGGLFGFAGHNHEIRAPIASGTVDEATGKVEIRVDARQLLVLDPDVDAKERQEVQETMHGPKVLDSGRYPEIRFHSTEAQKSGDEWLVRGELTLHGQSKPVEVRVKGGQGRYTGTASVKQKDFGMEPVSVAGGTIKVKNEVKVEFEIVLK